A stretch of Pseudomonas sp. LS.1a DNA encodes these proteins:
- a CDS encoding type II and III secretion system protein family protein, giving the protein MNTLQRLGLYLLCGLGTQLLFAGVAQAEGPGAGYSAMPAANTNMIQVPIYKSRTISARTPVRKISVGNPDIADILITSPTQLYLLGRSLGTTNVLLWDSNNRLIETLDVEVVHDLTGLKTKLHQLLPEENIEVFSAQGALVLRGQVRSAAAMDTAMKVAKTYAAQTASVVQGKGEAAEATPTQSLEVINLLSVGGSQQVMLEVKVAEMQRSLIKNLNVRFNALGTSGNWSGGGFNNGQGLGLTPGGGSILSPGSLIGGGKGLFAQFLSDDFLFNVVLEASKDNGSAKVLAEPTLTTLTGQQAEFISGGEFPVPITEDDGITVEYKEFGVGVKFLPVVLDSGRINLNLNVSVSELSNVNSLVLDTGLSSVLGDGVTQVIPSLTKRSAESTVELGNGQTIAIAGLISENTRDFVSRFPGLGDLPILGHLFRSQSFINGETELVILVTPHLAKPVDAKAVRLPTEKFVEPSDLDFYLLGKTKGSEPGRAVPVSLGVSGGNFGHDVN; this is encoded by the coding sequence ATGAATACTTTGCAGAGACTAGGGCTGTACCTGTTGTGTGGGCTGGGTACGCAGCTGCTGTTCGCTGGCGTGGCGCAGGCTGAAGGACCGGGGGCGGGATACAGCGCCATGCCGGCGGCCAATACCAACATGATCCAGGTACCCATCTACAAGTCGCGGACGATCAGCGCTCGTACACCGGTCAGGAAAATCTCGGTCGGCAACCCGGATATTGCCGACATCCTCATCACCAGCCCGACCCAGCTCTACCTGCTCGGCCGTTCTCTGGGCACTACCAACGTGTTGCTTTGGGACAGCAACAACCGCTTGATCGAGACCCTGGATGTGGAGGTCGTGCATGACCTCACCGGGCTCAAGACCAAACTGCACCAGCTGCTGCCCGAGGAAAACATCGAGGTGTTCAGTGCCCAGGGCGCGCTGGTGCTGCGTGGCCAGGTGCGCAGCGCTGCCGCCATGGACACGGCGATGAAGGTTGCCAAGACCTATGCCGCGCAAACCGCCAGCGTGGTGCAAGGCAAGGGTGAAGCTGCTGAGGCGACGCCGACCCAGTCGCTGGAGGTGATCAACCTGCTCAGTGTCGGTGGCAGCCAGCAGGTAATGCTGGAAGTCAAGGTGGCGGAGATGCAGCGCAGCCTGATCAAGAACCTCAACGTGCGCTTCAATGCCCTTGGCACCTCCGGCAACTGGAGCGGTGGCGGGTTCAACAATGGTCAAGGGCTGGGCCTGACTCCCGGTGGCGGGTCGATCCTTTCGCCTGGTTCGTTGATTGGTGGCGGCAAAGGGTTGTTCGCCCAGTTCCTGTCCGACGATTTCCTCTTCAACGTGGTGCTGGAGGCGTCCAAGGACAATGGTTCGGCCAAAGTGCTGGCTGAACCCACCCTCACCACGCTGACCGGCCAGCAGGCGGAGTTCATTTCAGGTGGCGAGTTCCCGGTGCCGATCACCGAGGATGACGGCATCACCGTCGAATACAAGGAATTCGGGGTCGGGGTGAAGTTCCTGCCGGTGGTGCTCGACTCCGGGCGCATCAACCTCAACCTGAATGTCTCGGTGAGCGAGCTTTCCAACGTCAACTCGCTGGTGCTGGACACGGGCCTGAGCAGTGTCCTGGGCGATGGTGTTACCCAGGTCATTCCGTCGCTGACCAAGCGCAGTGCCGAGTCCACGGTCGAACTTGGCAATGGCCAGACCATCGCCATTGCCGGCTTGATCAGTGAGAACACCCGCGATTTCGTCAGCCGTTTCCCAGGGCTGGGGGACCTGCCGATACTCGGGCACCTGTTCCGCAGCCAATCGTTCATCAACGGTGAAACCGAACTGGTGATCCTGGTGACGCCGCACCTCGCCAAGCCTGTGGATGCCAAGGCGGTGCGCCTGCCCACCGAGAAGTTCGTCGAGCCCAGTGACCTGGACTTCTACCTGCTCGGCAAGACCAAGGGCAGTGAGCCTGGGCGCGCGGTGCCCGTCAGCCTCGGGGTCAGCGGTGGCAACTTTGGCCATGATGTGAACTGA
- the cpaB gene encoding Flp pilus assembly protein CpaB yields the protein MSARTLTLIAVSLTLGLGAAWMANNWLNGRLNTTPDDNMKNVVVATVEIPFGQMIEAQQVAIVRMPKDAVPDDAFDSNEKVLGKIATFALLRGDVLRSARLAEHLGGSTLASLIAPDKRAISVRVDDVVGVGGFLLPGNRVDVLATRQSNGSSNEAESTTILQDLRVLAVDQTAGTDKTQPVVVRAVTLEMSAKEAEVLVKAQSEGRLQLALRNPLDAQKQPPVVATVEPAKAAPPAARPQPKPVVNRSSGVGAVTIIRGTEVEIAKARF from the coding sequence ATGAGCGCCCGTACGCTTACCCTGATTGCTGTTTCCCTGACCCTGGGGCTTGGTGCCGCCTGGATGGCCAACAACTGGCTCAATGGGCGGCTCAACACCACCCCGGATGACAACATGAAGAACGTGGTGGTCGCCACGGTGGAGATCCCGTTCGGGCAGATGATCGAGGCCCAGCAGGTTGCCATCGTGCGCATGCCCAAGGATGCGGTACCTGATGATGCCTTCGACAGCAACGAAAAGGTGCTGGGCAAGATCGCCACCTTCGCCCTGCTGCGCGGCGATGTCCTGCGCAGCGCACGCCTGGCCGAGCACCTGGGTGGCAGTACCCTGGCTTCGTTGATCGCTCCTGACAAACGTGCCATTTCGGTGCGTGTCGATGACGTGGTCGGGGTGGGGGGCTTCCTCTTGCCGGGTAACCGGGTCGATGTACTGGCGACCAGGCAAAGCAATGGCAGCAGTAATGAAGCAGAGTCCACGACCATCCTCCAGGACTTGCGGGTGTTGGCCGTGGACCAGACCGCGGGGACGGACAAGACGCAACCGGTGGTGGTGCGTGCCGTGACCCTGGAAATGTCGGCCAAAGAGGCCGAGGTCCTGGTCAAGGCGCAATCGGAAGGGAGGTTGCAACTGGCCCTGCGCAACCCGCTGGACGCTCAGAAGCAGCCACCAGTCGTTGCCACTGTCGAGCCGGCCAAGGCCGCGCCGCCAGCCGCCAGGCCGCAACCAAAACCGGTGGTGAATCGCAGCAGTGGCGTTGGCGCGGTCACCATCATCCGCGGGACTGAAGTCGAGATAGCAAAAGCAAGGTTTTAA
- a CDS encoding AAA family ATPase, whose translation MYALRDSGACACAKDAVQGLAPQPRTVRETGLAESFLGDLLCKHLHDAGTLDLSRLVERLALTGAVVEEVLAFLRKDGRVEVLGQVGVQTGGQVLRYGLTERGRGTARDALARSGYIGAAPFPVSAYRDLLKLQTIHHGRITTQDMHTAFTGVVLSESMLDQLGVALNSGRAIMIYGPAGTGKTYVSSRLIRLFAEYIWVPHAIEINESVIEVYDPQVHQRLEEESQPNSLLLNEGIDRRLVRCKRPVVITGGELGMEQLDVRFDPITRQYQASLQLKASNGLFIIDDMGRQRMAPAELLNRWIVPMEEKRDFLNLGGGRHCELPFDLVLVFSTNLNPLELADEAFLRRIGYKLQFSYLKVDEYERIWRQECERLGLAYDPSLLRYALQTLYEAEGVPLVPCHPRDLLSMALDRQRYQGGDGPLSPQELEWAWHSYFVQIDFLG comes from the coding sequence ATGTACGCACTCAGAGACAGTGGTGCCTGCGCCTGTGCCAAGGACGCAGTGCAGGGCCTGGCACCTCAGCCACGTACGGTTCGCGAGACTGGCCTGGCAGAAAGCTTTCTCGGTGATTTGTTGTGCAAGCACCTGCATGACGCCGGTACGCTGGACCTGTCGCGTCTGGTGGAGCGCCTGGCGCTGACCGGTGCGGTGGTGGAAGAAGTGCTGGCCTTTCTGCGCAAGGATGGCCGCGTCGAAGTACTGGGCCAGGTCGGTGTGCAAACGGGGGGGCAGGTGCTGCGCTACGGCTTGACCGAACGTGGTCGCGGTACCGCCCGTGATGCACTGGCGCGCAGCGGCTACATCGGCGCGGCGCCCTTCCCGGTAAGTGCCTACCGTGACCTGCTCAAGCTGCAGACCATTCACCATGGACGCATCACTACGCAGGACATGCATACGGCCTTCACCGGTGTCGTGCTTTCGGAGAGCATGCTCGATCAACTGGGCGTAGCGCTGAACTCCGGGCGCGCAATCATGATTTACGGCCCCGCAGGCACCGGCAAGACCTACGTCAGCAGCCGGTTGATTCGCCTGTTCGCCGAATACATCTGGGTCCCTCATGCCATAGAGATCAACGAGTCGGTCATCGAGGTGTATGACCCCCAGGTGCATCAGCGCCTGGAGGAAGAGAGCCAACCGAACAGCCTGTTGCTCAACGAAGGAATCGATCGCCGGCTGGTGCGATGTAAGCGCCCGGTCGTTATCACCGGCGGTGAACTGGGCATGGAGCAACTGGATGTCCGTTTCGATCCCATTACCCGTCAGTACCAGGCCTCCCTGCAGCTCAAGGCCAGCAATGGCCTGTTCATCATCGACGACATGGGGCGCCAGCGCATGGCCCCGGCCGAACTGCTCAACCGCTGGATCGTGCCGATGGAAGAGAAGCGCGACTTCCTCAACCTTGGCGGCGGGCGTCATTGCGAGCTGCCGTTCGATCTGGTGCTGGTGTTCTCCACCAACCTCAACCCGCTGGAGCTGGCTGACGAGGCTTTCTTGCGGCGCATTGGCTACAAGCTGCAGTTCAGCTACCTGAAAGTCGATGAGTACGAACGCATCTGGCGCCAGGAATGCGAACGCCTGGGCCTGGCTTACGATCCGTCGCTGTTGCGCTATGCGCTACAGACGCTGTACGAGGCCGAAGGCGTGCCGCTGGTGCCATGCCACCCTCGCGACCTGCTGAGCATGGCGCTCGACCGCCAGCGATACCAGGGCGGCGATGGTCCGCTGTCGCCGCAGGAGCTGGAATGGGCCTGGCACAGCTACTTCGTTCAGATCGACTTCCTCGGATAA
- a CDS encoding A24 family peptidase: MSAESLFAIVVLLGLLGIAVVGDLRNHRIPNFLVLLGLGLGLAGQVYSAEITGLGYGVLGMFIGFAVFIPMYALGGMAAGDVKLMAMVGSFLTPPDALSAALFSLIAGGVCGMLIVLLRGQLKQTLERYWLILTAQAYFAPKADEVAGKPFPYSVAILSGTLVSLYWQPLGL; this comes from the coding sequence ATGTCAGCAGAGTCTCTGTTCGCCATTGTCGTGCTGCTAGGGCTGCTGGGTATTGCGGTGGTCGGGGATCTTCGTAACCACCGCATTCCCAACTTTCTGGTCTTGCTGGGGTTGGGGTTGGGGTTGGCGGGCCAGGTTTATTCCGCAGAAATTACCGGGCTAGGTTATGGCGTACTGGGTATGTTTATCGGATTTGCCGTGTTTATTCCGATGTACGCGCTGGGGGGCATGGCAGCCGGCGACGTCAAACTTATGGCCATGGTCGGTAGTTTTCTTACACCGCCTGACGCACTTTCAGCAGCACTTTTTAGCCTGATCGCCGGTGGCGTGTGCGGGATGTTGATAGTGCTCCTGCGCGGACAGTTGAAACAGACGTTAGAACGCTACTGGTTGATCTTGACTGCGCAGGCCTATTTTGCGCCGAAGGCGGATGAGGTGGCAGGTAAACCGTTCCCTTATTCAGTCGCGATCCTGTCCGGAACCCTTGTCAGCCTTTATTGGCAACCGCTTGGCCTATAG
- a CDS encoding Flp family type IVb pilin has product MNMQTFKASLMKFVKDEDGLTVVEYAVAGGLVALALITAFTNLGTAVKGKINGLITALGGTAAP; this is encoded by the coding sequence ATGAATATGCAAACTTTCAAGGCTTCGTTGATGAAGTTCGTCAAAGATGAAGATGGCCTGACCGTCGTGGAATATGCGGTAGCAGGTGGGTTGGTTGCCCTCGCCCTTATTACTGCGTTCACCAACTTGGGAACCGCGGTCAAGGGGAAAATCAACGGGCTGATCACTGCGCTTGGAGGCACCGCTGCCCCTTGA
- a CDS encoding helix-turn-helix domain-containing protein — protein MMSNPGKKPLLLWFDLTRDRSTEALMAQFSHVCDCKLAKTVAHSERQQADMICMHFDRPDTLNLNLLLEVKRSSPAIPITMLTVQHSEELAVWAMRSRVWEYLVLPLTASEMSRYLGVLKQLCEVRRTIKSQGNSQQIDHLPSLPDSIRLTGEHHKHRALSKVMPYIDQHFRECIDQKDLAQRCGMTTARFSRLFKEVNGVGFLDYILSKRMNLAMDLLVNSQMPITSIGYEAGFKDPSYFARAFKQVSNCTPSEYRQARQPGASASEAEPLKGANASVPDNVLPSAALHKSR, from the coding sequence ATGATGTCTAACCCGGGCAAAAAGCCCCTGTTGTTGTGGTTCGATCTGACACGTGATCGCTCCACCGAAGCCTTGATGGCACAGTTCAGTCATGTCTGCGATTGCAAGCTGGCAAAGACGGTCGCGCATTCCGAACGTCAGCAGGCAGACATGATCTGCATGCATTTCGATCGTCCCGACACCCTGAACCTCAACCTGCTCCTTGAGGTAAAACGCAGCTCGCCTGCCATCCCGATCACCATGCTCACAGTGCAGCACTCCGAAGAACTGGCCGTCTGGGCCATGCGTTCGCGTGTCTGGGAATATCTGGTATTGCCGCTTACAGCCAGCGAGATGAGTCGCTACCTCGGCGTCCTGAAGCAGCTTTGCGAAGTCCGCCGCACTATCAAGAGTCAGGGCAATTCGCAGCAGATCGACCATCTGCCGTCGCTGCCCGACAGCATTCGCCTGACTGGCGAACACCACAAGCACCGGGCGCTCAGCAAGGTGATGCCGTACATCGACCAGCATTTTCGCGAATGCATCGATCAAAAGGACCTGGCGCAGCGCTGCGGAATGACTACCGCTCGCTTCAGCCGCCTGTTCAAGGAGGTCAACGGCGTGGGGTTTCTGGATTACATCCTGAGCAAGCGCATGAACCTGGCCATGGACCTGCTGGTCAACAGCCAGATGCCGATTACCAGCATCGGCTATGAGGCAGGTTTCAAGGACCCGTCCTACTTCGCCCGCGCCTTCAAGCAGGTCAGCAACTGCACGCCCAGCGAATATCGGCAGGCCCGTCAGCCTGGAGCATCAGCCAGCGAAGCCGAGCCCCTGAAAGGTGCAAATGCGTCCGTGCCGGATAACGTGTTACCGAGTGCTGCGCTTCACAAGAGCCGCTGA
- a CDS encoding sulfite exporter TauE/SafE family protein, with the protein MEFEHALITLGLFAFCGGLIDAAVGGGGLVQVPALLHALPNHSLATVFGTNKVAVFAGNIFSTLSYAKRIKIVWRLMLPTALSAFVFAFLGAYSVSLAPKALMEYIVFVVLVAMAIYTFIKKDLGQTHTSIQCGKKEIVLGIFFGGTIGFYDGIFGPGSGSLLLFIFVKYFGFDFLNASASAKLVNLGTFTAALLFFIPSGHVLWTIGGVVAACNVAGSLTGTFLALRYGSRFIRTFFLILLIFLIGRMGVSLFL; encoded by the coding sequence ATGGAATTCGAGCACGCTCTGATCACTCTGGGCCTTTTCGCTTTTTGCGGCGGATTAATTGATGCAGCAGTAGGTGGCGGAGGGCTTGTGCAAGTCCCCGCCCTCCTTCACGCACTGCCAAACCACAGTTTGGCCACCGTATTTGGCACTAACAAAGTCGCTGTTTTCGCGGGTAACATTTTCTCCACCCTGAGCTATGCGAAACGAATCAAGATCGTATGGCGACTGATGCTACCGACAGCACTTTCTGCGTTTGTCTTTGCATTCCTGGGCGCCTACTCTGTCTCGCTGGCGCCCAAAGCCTTGATGGAGTACATTGTCTTCGTCGTTCTGGTAGCAATGGCAATTTATACATTCATCAAGAAAGACCTTGGGCAAACCCATACATCTATACAATGCGGCAAGAAAGAAATCGTACTGGGTATTTTCTTTGGTGGCACCATCGGCTTCTACGATGGTATCTTTGGACCCGGCAGTGGCAGCTTGCTGCTGTTCATTTTCGTCAAATATTTTGGTTTCGACTTCCTGAACGCATCGGCCTCTGCAAAGTTGGTCAACCTGGGTACATTTACTGCGGCACTGCTTTTCTTCATCCCCTCCGGCCATGTGCTATGGACAATCGGTGGTGTGGTGGCTGCCTGCAATGTTGCAGGTTCGTTGACGGGTACTTTCCTGGCATTACGTTACGGAAGCCGGTTTATCCGCACCTTCTTTTTAATCCTCTTGATCTTTCTGATAGGAAGAATGGGCGTTTCGCTATTCCTGTAG
- a CDS encoding class I SAM-dependent methyltransferase → MSASSSAPSAPDARTQFLDLLKAALHGNTLVKLVLARHVGADQTLQRIIAKPLQVKGQPCLSLVYRHQTRDITRNLALDQAQALVTELLPDSFRNAHLFDADGEVQLTFSKKGKPMLQRHGAQAPREAATSSGHDREKKRYLELSRPFLRDLGVTDAQGALIPSMSRKWKQINKFIEVFDHALASAPVPVEQALRVADFGSGKGYLTFAMHDYLRNSLGREAQVTGVELRQDMVDLCNAAASRLEHPGLEFQCGDVRSVVPEAIEVMIALHACDIATDYAIHTGIRCNAAIIMCSPCCHKQIRPQLHSPGLLQPMLQYGLHLGQQAEMLTDSLRALYLEACGYETKVFEFISLEHTNKNKMILAVKRRQAGDNGALLEKIAQLKAFYGVQEHCLETLLRADGLL, encoded by the coding sequence ATGTCCGCCAGTTCTTCTGCCCCATCCGCGCCGGATGCGCGCACCCAGTTTCTCGACCTGCTGAAAGCCGCCTTGCATGGCAATACCTTGGTCAAACTGGTGCTGGCGCGCCATGTCGGTGCCGACCAGACCTTGCAACGGATCATCGCCAAGCCGCTGCAGGTCAAGGGCCAGCCGTGCCTGTCGCTGGTCTACCGCCACCAGACCCGCGACATCACCCGCAACCTGGCGCTGGACCAGGCCCAGGCGCTGGTCACCGAGCTGCTGCCGGACAGCTTCCGCAACGCGCACCTGTTCGACGCCGACGGTGAAGTGCAGCTGACCTTCAGCAAGAAGGGCAAGCCCATGCTTCAGCGCCACGGCGCACAGGCCCCGCGTGAAGCTGCCACCAGCAGTGGCCATGACCGCGAGAAGAAGCGCTACCTGGAGTTGTCACGGCCGTTCCTGCGTGACCTCGGCGTAACTGACGCACAAGGCGCGCTGATCCCGTCCATGTCGCGCAAGTGGAAGCAGATCAACAAGTTCATCGAAGTCTTCGACCACGCCCTGGCCAGCGCCCCGGTGCCGGTGGAGCAGGCGCTGCGGGTGGCCGACTTCGGCTCGGGCAAGGGCTACCTGACCTTTGCCATGCACGACTACCTGCGCAACAGCCTGGGCCGCGAAGCGCAGGTAACCGGCGTCGAGTTGCGCCAGGACATGGTCGACCTGTGCAACGCCGCCGCCTCGCGCCTGGAACACCCAGGCCTGGAATTCCAGTGTGGCGACGTGCGTAGCGTGGTGCCCGAGGCCATCGAGGTGATGATCGCCCTGCATGCCTGTGACATCGCCACCGACTACGCCATCCACACCGGCATTCGCTGCAACGCCGCGATCATCATGTGCTCCCCGTGCTGCCACAAGCAGATCCGCCCGCAACTGCACAGCCCGGGGTTGTTGCAACCGATGCTGCAGTACGGCCTGCACCTGGGCCAGCAGGCCGAGATGTTGACCGACAGCCTGCGCGCGCTGTACCTGGAAGCCTGCGGGTACGAGACCAAGGTGTTCGAGTTCATCTCGCTGGAGCACACCAACAAGAACAAGATGATTCTTGCGGTGAAGCGGCGCCAGGCAGGGGACAACGGGGCGTTGCTGGAGAAGATTGCCCAGCTCAAGGCGTTCTATGGGGTGCAGGAGCATTGCCTGGAAACGTTGTTGCGGGCGGATGGGTTGCTCTGA
- a CDS encoding TPM domain-containing protein translates to MTPLDEYHQRQIAEAIARAERRTDAELVTVLARRADDYAYWPLFWAAVLALAVPCLMHWLLGWPGVRGLLVANVLLFVGLCLLLRNPRLAGWLIPRALRRWRASRLARQQFREQNLQRTAGATGVLIFVSEAERHVEILVDRGIEHYLDATARAAIVARFAEQVRQGRTLQGFVECIEACGELLSEHVPPTHARNELPNRLVILD, encoded by the coding sequence ATGACCCCCCTCGACGAATACCATCAGCGCCAGATCGCTGAAGCCATTGCCCGTGCCGAGCGGCGCACCGATGCCGAACTGGTGACGGTGCTGGCCCGCCGTGCCGATGATTACGCCTATTGGCCTTTGTTCTGGGCCGCCGTGCTGGCGCTGGCCGTGCCGTGCCTGATGCACTGGCTGCTGGGCTGGCCCGGCGTGCGTGGCCTGCTGGTGGCCAATGTGCTGCTGTTCGTCGGCCTGTGCCTGCTGCTGCGCAACCCACGCCTGGCCGGCTGGCTGATCCCCCGGGCATTGCGCCGCTGGCGCGCTTCGCGCCTGGCCCGCCAACAGTTTCGCGAGCAGAACCTGCAGCGTACTGCTGGAGCCACGGGCGTACTGATTTTCGTCAGCGAGGCGGAGCGGCATGTGGAGATCCTGGTCGACCGCGGCATCGAGCACTACCTGGATGCCACCGCCCGCGCGGCCATCGTCGCCCGCTTTGCCGAACAGGTACGCCAGGGCCGCACCTTGCAGGGTTTTGTCGAGTGCATCGAGGCGTGCGGCGAGCTGCTCAGCGAGCACGTGCCACCTACCCATGCGCGTAACGAGTTGCCCAACCGGCTGGTGATTCTCGATTGA
- the bglX gene encoding beta-glucosidase BglX: MMKLSLLGLAMGLASQAALAAPSAPPLQDKQAFIDHLISQMTEAEKIGQLRLISIGPEMPKDKIREEIAAGRIGGTFNSRTAPENRPMQDAAMRSRLKIPMFFAYDTVHGERTIFPIGLGMAATWDMDAVAKVGRTAAIEAAADALDMTFAPMVDIARDPRWGRTSEGFGEDTYLTSKIGQVMVRSFQGSSPANPDSIMAIVKHFALYGAVEGGRDYNTVDMSLPKMYNDYLPPYRAALDAGAGGVMVALNSINGVPATSNTWLMNDLLRKEWGFKGVTISDHGAIQELIRHGVARDGREAAKLAIKAGIDMSMNDTLYGEELPGLLKSGEVTQGELDQAVREVLGAKYDMGLFKDPYVRIGKAETDLKDYYGNDRLHRDAARDVARRSLVLLENRNQTLPLKKAGTIALVGPLADAPIDMMGSWAADGKPMHSVTVREGLRRAVEGKAKLVYAKGSNVTGDKAMFDYLNFLNFDAPEIVDDPRPPAVLIDEAVKAAKQSDVVVAVVGESRGMSHESSSRTTLEIPASQRELIKALKATGKPLVLVLMNGRPLSIAWEREQADAILETWFAGTEGGNAIADVLFGDYNPSGKLAITFPRSVGQIPMYYNHTRIGRPFTPGKPGNYTSQYFEEPNGPLYPFGYGLSYSSFELSDLTLSTNNLKRGDTLLAKVTVTNTGKRDGETVVQLYLQDVSASMSRPVKELKNFQKLMLKPGESRTLSFRISEEDLKFYNGQLQRVAEPGEFNVQVGLDSQAVQQQSFELL, encoded by the coding sequence ATGATGAAACTGTCTTTGCTGGGCCTGGCCATGGGCCTTGCCAGTCAGGCGGCCCTCGCCGCCCCCTCCGCCCCGCCCCTGCAGGACAAGCAGGCGTTCATCGACCATCTGATCAGCCAGATGACCGAAGCCGAGAAGATCGGCCAGCTGCGCCTGATCAGCATCGGGCCGGAAATGCCCAAGGATAAGATCCGCGAGGAAATTGCCGCCGGGCGCATCGGCGGTACCTTCAACTCACGCACGGCCCCCGAGAACCGCCCCATGCAGGACGCGGCGATGCGCAGCCGGCTGAAGATTCCGATGTTCTTCGCCTACGACACCGTTCACGGCGAGCGCACCATTTTCCCGATCGGTCTGGGCATGGCCGCGACCTGGGACATGGACGCCGTTGCCAAAGTCGGCCGCACCGCTGCCATCGAAGCCGCTGCCGACGCCCTGGACATGACCTTCGCACCGATGGTCGATATCGCCCGCGACCCGCGCTGGGGCCGCACCAGTGAAGGCTTCGGTGAAGATACCTACCTGACCTCGAAGATCGGCCAGGTGATGGTCCGCTCGTTCCAGGGCAGCAGCCCGGCCAACCCCGACAGCATCATGGCCATCGTCAAGCACTTCGCCCTGTATGGCGCGGTGGAAGGCGGGCGCGACTACAACACGGTCGATATGAGCCTGCCGAAAATGTACAACGACTACCTGCCGCCCTACCGCGCCGCACTCGACGCGGGTGCCGGCGGGGTGATGGTGGCGTTGAACTCGATCAACGGCGTGCCGGCCACCTCCAACACCTGGCTGATGAACGACCTGCTGCGCAAGGAGTGGGGCTTCAAGGGCGTGACCATCAGCGACCACGGCGCCATCCAGGAACTGATCCGCCATGGCGTCGCCCGCGACGGCCGCGAAGCCGCCAAGCTGGCGATCAAGGCCGGCATCGACATGAGCATGAACGACACCTTGTACGGCGAAGAGCTGCCAGGCCTGCTGAAGTCCGGTGAAGTTACCCAGGGCGAGCTGGACCAGGCGGTGCGCGAAGTACTCGGTGCCAAGTACGACATGGGCCTGTTCAAGGACCCGTACGTACGCATCGGCAAGGCCGAAACCGACCTGAAGGACTACTACGGCAACGACCGCCTGCACCGCGACGCCGCGCGTGACGTGGCGCGCCGCAGCCTGGTGCTGCTGGAAAACCGCAACCAGACCCTGCCGCTGAAAAAGGCCGGCACCATCGCCCTGGTCGGCCCACTGGCCGACGCCCCGATCGACATGATGGGCAGCTGGGCTGCCGACGGCAAACCGATGCACTCGGTGACTGTGCGCGAAGGCCTGCGCCGTGCCGTGGAGGGCAAGGCCAAGCTGGTCTACGCCAAAGGTTCCAACGTCACCGGCGACAAGGCGATGTTCGATTACCTGAACTTCCTCAACTTCGATGCCCCGGAAATCGTCGACGACCCGCGTCCGCCTGCAGTGCTGATCGACGAAGCGGTGAAGGCGGCGAAGCAGTCCGACGTGGTAGTGGCAGTGGTCGGCGAATCCCGCGGCATGTCTCACGAGTCGTCGAGCCGCACCACCCTGGAAATCCCGGCCAGCCAGCGTGAGCTGATCAAGGCCCTGAAGGCCACCGGCAAGCCGCTGGTGCTGGTGTTGATGAACGGCCGCCCACTGTCGATTGCCTGGGAACGCGAGCAAGCCGACGCCATCCTCGAAACCTGGTTCGCCGGTACCGAAGGCGGCAACGCGATCGCCGACGTGCTGTTCGGCGATTACAACCCGTCCGGCAAGCTGGCCATCACCTTCCCCCGTTCGGTCGGGCAAATCCCGATGTACTACAACCACACCCGTATTGGCCGCCCCTTCACGCCGGGCAAGCCGGGCAACTACACCTCGCAGTACTTCGAGGAGCCCAATGGCCCGCTGTACCCGTTCGGCTATGGCCTGAGCTACAGCAGCTTCGAGCTGTCGGACCTGACCTTGTCCACCAACAACCTCAAGCGTGGCGACACACTGTTGGCCAAGGTAACAGTGACGAACACCGGCAAGCGTGACGGTGAAACCGTGGTGCAGCTGTACTTGCAGGATGTGTCGGCGTCCATGAGCCGCCCGGTCAAGGAACTGAAGAACTTCCAGAAACTGATGCTCAAGCCTGGCGAGTCGCGCACATTGAGCTTCCGCATCAGCGAGGAAGACCTGAAGTTCTACAATGGCCAGCTGCAGCGGGTTGCCGAGCCAGGGGAGTTCAATGTCCAGGTAGGGCTGGATTCCCAGGCGGTGCAGCAGCAGAGCTTTGAACTGCTGTAA